The sequence below is a genomic window from Diabrotica undecimpunctata isolate CICGRU unplaced genomic scaffold, icDiaUnde3 ctg00002851.1, whole genome shotgun sequence.
acattaacatcatatccaggttgtactggagacaaacagcaaaaatcaaagttgataatgagttaactgaagaaattgagattcgtcgaggtgttcgtcagggttgtgtgctttctccactattattcaatatatataggaTGGATTGCGTCATATatatattattcaatatatatatatatatatatatatatatatatatatatatatatatatatatatatatatatatatgtcgcaATATATATATTgcgtcaggaagcgctcctagagcaaaacattggtatggacattaacggagagttaattaacaatatacgatacgctgatgacacgctaatagtaacagataacctagcaaatttacagtttttgatggaaaacataaacacccataccaaaaagtatggtctaaacgcgctatctcagagtaaactgaacatcaaaaagactaaattcatgattgtaacaaagaagctatacaccaatgtgaatttaatcataaataatcagccagttgaaagagttacgtcctacaaatatttaggggtttgctttactgatactaatgaccagacaaagagaatcaagaggcgaatagagatagcgagtcAATCGTTTGTCAAAAGAAAAagtcctatgcagccgggacataaatataaacttaagaacgagaatgttaaggtgctatgttttctccgttctgctgtacggcatggaagcctggacactgaaaaagataacaTCAAAAACagtgaggcattcgagatgtggtgctacaggagaatgtggaaaataccatggacagaaagagtaacaaatcaagatgttctgctgaagatggggaaggaatgcgaagtcataaaaccatacaaacgaaaaaactggaatatctgggccacataatgagaggagaaaagtactctctgcttagactcataatccaaggaaaaatctcgggaaagagaaatgtgggacgtaggaggatttcctggttgcgaaatttaagggagtggtatgggtgcagttcaatacagttgttcagagctgcagccaacaaagtaaagatgctgtgatggtagccaacctccgataggagacggtactgcaagaagaagaaggagtaCTTCATGATAGGCAAGTTTGGTATGAGACTATTGTGGAATGTTTGAGTGGTCTCTGCAGTATTTATAGGCTGCGAGATTTTTTCTCAAACTATCATTGAATTTTACAGGCGGTTCTGGGGCAATCCAGGGCAGTCTAGTAGATTTCAGGACTACAATGGAATGTCTTAGAATCTCTTGAAGCGCTTCAGAATAATCTGTTATGTTTTTAAGGGACTCTGGATTGCTTCAAGGCAAACAAGTTTGTGTTGGAACGTCATGTAGTATTTGAGAGTTGTGGAAAACCACCAGTGCGGTCTGGAAGCTTTCAGGACTATCGGTAATATTTAGTGGTCCGGAAATGCTTTAAATTAATCTGATACGTTTTAGggtagaatgtagaaaatggggcggccaatagagcctgatacactgcgacctttgcagatctattgtgttcccccttattttaaagcacttcatctagcttggtcctcttaatgagactcaacagccttgatagtggccttttcatgtagcctggtgcttccggttttcctctccgagttctagaaaccgcattcgtgcgagaccttcgcatggcacagaacgtgtagagcggtttcctcttcttccagacagaaacgacaggtgtcctcttctgtcaggcctatgagactcaagtgtctattgagtctacagtgcccagtgagcagacccactatcattctgacagtcctgcgtctgtgcgaaagtaagtctgctgtaaatttagccgaatgtcctttgatgaactgtttggcctgcctctgtcctggtgagttgttccaccactcaGAGACTTCTGTTCcacccatttgtgtatggctgccctttttgtcgtatttgcgattccaaagaagggttccggaccaaccagtggcgtagatgcgccttctcgggccaattcatcggccttctcgttgccacgatgacccttatgtcccggcacccaggcaagtgtcaacctgttttgacttcccacctgagagaggacatccaaacagttccataccagccatgaatcgacctgtaccgaactgagagcctttagagccgcttgactgtccgaatagataacgatggagtcgttatctacattcggccgattagttccatagcgcacctgtgtatagctaattcggcttgaaatacggtcgcgtatgttcctagacatacccggacttccgtccttggttttatgccatatattccagcccccgtacctgtatccgttttggagccgtccgtataccatattgagtttgctgttagcggcggaccagtttcccagttctctctttttggtattgtaatttgaaaatttttgttaaaactatacctcgtaaccattcggtctacaggcattcctagaacggggtctgcctttatgtcctggtatagccttaagttatcagctccctgcatcatacttattggagcttggccttggatcaaccgatgtactgttgatctggcttcactctgtatgtatatatgcagaggtggtaggtttagcagaacttctagcgcgtccgttggggctgttctcatggctcctgtaacactcaagcatgcaagcctttgtgtgctactgagcaatcgaatcgccccggactgttgcgttttgttccaccacgccactgaaccataagttatcatgggccttataacccttgtgtacaaccaaaggttcattttaggatttaacccccaattcttaccacacattcgtctacatgtgttcagggcaatagtggccttctgtgtgactttctgaatgtgtgcattccatgtcagcctCTGGTCGAATATTACACCTAAGTACTTGGCCTGACTTGTGATGGGATTTCTACTCGCTTGAGCACTAGTGGCTGTAAGCCTTGCAGTGCTCTTTTTCTGGTGAAGGGAACAACAGATGTTTTTTTAGGGTTAACCTTCAGGCCTTCTTCCTCACACCAGCTGTCCACCATCCTCAGAGCGACTTGAAGTCTCTccgaaattattttggtaaagcgtcctCGGACTACAATTACCAAATCGTCCGCATAACCCAGACAGTAAAAACCCTCCCTGGACAGTGCATTAAGTAGAAATTGCTTTAAATTAATCTGATACGTTTTAGGGTAACCAAGTTTGTTTTGAGACTGGTATTCTATGTCAGAGAGTACTCTGGAATTCTTGTAcgtagtaaattttattttggaattattaattaagtaattaattaattaacattAAACATGGAATGCTTTCGGAGTTCTTGAAGCTCTTTAAAACAATATGGTATGTTTTTAAGGGACTCTGGACTGCTTCAGAGCAGACTGGTTTGTGTTGGAACTGTCATGGAATATTTCCGGAGTTTCTAATGCCCCCAGTGCAGTCTGGAAGCTTTCAGGACTATCGTGtaatatttttattggcccggaaACTGCTTTAAAGCAATCTCAAACGTTTTAGGGTAGCCAGGTTTGTTTTGAGACTGTATTGTGTTTTAGGGAGTACTCTGGAATTCTTCTAGGtagtaagttttatttttatgtcattgaatattttagAGAATTCTGGGGCGAGTCGAGGGCAGTATAGTAGTTTTTAAGGCAATCATGGAATCTTTTAGAAACTCTTGAAACGCTTTAGAGCAATCTGGACTGCTTCAGAATGTCTAAATAATTCCGGAACTTTGGATTGCTCCAGGGTAGCATTTGTTATTTTAAGATTGCCAACGAATGCTTTAAGAAGTTCTGGAGTACATTCTGGAAGCTTTCAGAAccgttatttaatattttaaggaTCTTGAAAGTTCTCTGTGGAATGTTAAGGGTGATCTGGAATACTGTAGGCTATGCTGTATGTCATGGAATGTTTAAAGACGTCCTGGATCACTTCAGGATTGTCACGCACTATTATAGGGTCTCTAGAAGCGCTTTAAGACGATCTGTAATGTTTTTAAGGGAGTATCAATTGCAGTAGACTCTTTCGTTATTGTTCTCTCTCTTATTCTGTTATATTCTGTATCCATTAACGTAACGGTCTTCTATTTTCAGGATTCCACCGAACTGAGAAAACCAAagaaggaaaaaaagaaaaaagaacctGAAAAACCAATGGAACTGCCACCCTGTTACATTTGCCAAAGAAAAGGTCGCGTTAGTTTGTGTAATAATAAAATCTGTAACAAGGCGTATCATTTAAgatgtttaaaactaaaagaaagGCCAGATAGTaagtatataataaaaattatagttatatgATTCGCTAAACCCAAAAAAAACTGAGAAAACCAATAAAACATCACAAAATTGACTACAGTGAACTACAAAGTCTGGATACTCATATATGTCACTCTGTAACAATTTCACGTAACACTCGAATTAGTTTTAAACTCAGCTGATTTATTTTATAGTTATGACTATTAATGAAATGCATTTTTAGGTAAAAAATTCGTATGCCCGTGGCACTATTGCAACGTTTGCTCAAAACGAACCATCCGATGTTGTGTCAAGTGCTTGAATTCGTTTTGTCCGTCGCATTCAGAAGGAAACGTTCGTTACGACAACTTGATGGGTTTCGTGTGTCACACGCACGATCCGACAAATGTAAGTGTATCCAAAAATCTTACTTATTACTTTTAAACACAATCTGTCAATTACTTGTCATCAGAAAATGCAAGAGGTTTACAGTTGACAATTGACAGACTGTCAACTAATTTTTATTTACGTTGTCAGCGCAATGGAAGTCAAGTGATGCCTCTTTGAAACATAGACTTATGTTTCATAGACTTAATTTGATAAAAATGTATTAGCTTATCCTATCTAGAAACCATTAATTTTCATCGATTTATGTCCCTTAGGCAACATCACAGGCTGTGAACGTTACGATACGAAAAAGAAGAAGCAACAACGTAACAGATGAGGCGCAGGTGTCTTCTACGACCACCGATAACGATGACATCGATGCCGAAACAGACTCTTTAACGTGCCGTAAATCGAGGAAAAGTAAAAAGACTGTAGTGGAAGAAGATGAGAATATCGATTTTGATATTAGTGAATCTTGTACGTCGAGTCCTCTAAAAGGCACAGATGATGATTCGCAAGACGAAACAGTCTCTAGTGCAACAGGTAAGTGAACTTTTTTTTTGTCTTCGAGCCAACTGCGTAGAAATTGCCTAAATTTTCAAGTAAATTTTAGTATAGTTGCTGGTTTACTACACAAAAAACAGTTTGTATTAAATATCTTTGAACGAGTACGCCAATGGGCATATAATTTATAAAGCACAAATGGCAGTTTGTGCTTTATAAAGCACGTATAAGGCAGTACAATACGGCAACACTGTGTGAATATGTTGACCTCGTATCGGGTGACGTGCGAGGGTTCTACGCGGGAACGACCAAATATATTTTGTAGGGTGGATTTTGTGATGTACTTTAATTAATAATTTGTTGCAGTTTCCGATTTTGAGGAAGAAATTCGACCGAAAAGgaagaaaaaacaaattaaaaagctCCGTTCTAAAAAAAGGAAATTGAAATTCTCTAATAGGAAAACAATCACTGCCAATAGTGTAAATGATACGACCGAGTCGAATCTGAATGTGGATATGTAGATATAGACATAGAGTTTAGTAGTTTTTGTAATTTcatgaatatatatattttggttttctttttaagaaatgTGTCTATTCATATTCTGacttttttactttgaacactcaATAGAACTTTatatgatttttgtttaattgatgTAAATCGAAATAAACCATTTTAATTAAACGAAacgtttatttttaattaatataggaTCACCTTTCCATACAAATTCCTTaccatctttatttttttatcaagGAATCGTTGTCAATGCAAGACCTAAAAAAGATCCCAACTTTGGCGCCTTCTGAAACAAAGTCAAAGAAAGAAAtgaaaacaaatataaacaatataaaaagaCCTACATAACCTTCATAAAGAAACTAAcaatagacatataatacaaaaagACGGCGCGCTGAAATACAGacgcgttcccccagtgcgacagagaaaactgacgcaaagcagtgcCTGCATCTCactggtcatttaggtcacgtggtcgataaacctggcccATCAGAAAGAGACCGCTTGCATGAGTTTTCTTTATCGCACTGGCGAAACGTGGCCGTATAGCAGCGCTCAGtctgtattatatgtctatgggcTCATCTGATATACCTAGTTAAATAATATACGAGAGTTGTAGAAAATAAACTGAGAAAAATTGTGGAGATCAGAATGGAAGAGGAATAAGTATCAACAAGAACATCACAAATAGAAATATGAGTGGAAATATACCTGAAATTTGTGGATCTGAGAGAAGTCTTTGATTTCATGCGAACAGAGACTATCTGGAACAATTACAAATACTTTTACTGTATGAGGATGGACAAATAAATggagaaaaatcgaaataaaagaataaaatagtGACATAGTCTCCATCCTCTGCtctgtaatattaatataaacttaTCCAAGCAATGTGACAAATTTCAACTCTGCACATACCTTTCAGAGCAAAATAattgaaagaagaaaaaaactgtCTAGCTTCTGCTCACGCAGGACGATGTCTGGCAACATCAGGTCTTTCTATTGATCCGATTAGGTATGtatctttttcattttttggtCTTCCACTATAAACGATTTCATTGATTGACCGTTTTTCTTCAAATGTGAAATCCACCACAAGTGAAATCTGGTCCAGTTACTTTGGCATTAACTACTTTACATTTATGTGTAACAAACTCTTCCTTTTTGTTTTGCcaatttttccctttcttttatttgaaattttttatcgAGTTTTCGCTGTTTTCCTAAGCCTGCAGGTTTACCCTACCCATAGTCCAAATGGACAATTCTATAAACAAAGattaaattttcttatttttatttaaaaataactaaatgcTAACTTACCCACTAGACATTGAACTATTAAATTCTTAATATGTACCTTCAATTTTCACGACAGTTCAATGTTAAATAATATTCACTTTTAAAGCTGTTTTCAACAACAGCTAAAAGACACTGTTTATTGGACGAAAGTGCAAAACAAACTGAAAATCAGCTGTTCCAGACTCTGAAGGTTATTAAGCGACACGTTTTTTACAATTTGGGTGGATAAACCCAGTAATATTATTCTTTTTCCTCTCAACAACAATGTTTTTACATAAAGGCGGCCGGCGATTTTAAAAGCGGATAGAAGATAGGTACAAATATTCATAAAAGTCTCCGACTTTAATTCGCCATATTTTTGAACTGTTATCCTTTTTCCAATCAcccattctatttaattgaaaCACAGAGCAAAGAGTATAGAGGCATATGAAtgtatattttatattctttGCACAGAGTTCCCGCCAAATGTATGCAACCTACAGTGCGCACAGAATATTTTATTCAATGGCCCCTCCCCTTCTTTACTTTTTATTATACACAACATTTGTATTTCATATTTCAGAATTTCATATTCCTTTAGTAATATTtctctataaatattttttttttcaattaccaCTTTATTTTTCATCCTTTCTATGCACGTAGAAACTTTAGAAGTTTCTCAAAAACactattgaaattttatttcctTCGTGATTTTTTGAAGCCAAACTTCTATATTGGCGTTGTTATTACTTTATTTTCCccatagtaaaatgctgaggcgagcatCACGGAACTAGCGTCACGGGCAGCGCcacgaaatagcggttcttcacatcgattcaccactctcgatcaattcgtttctagtcgggtttctagtcatcatatatcttttataagcaggtttaaattaaaaagtgCATGAAAAACAATGGTatgtaaactaaataaatatgttaaaaataataatgatatgaaattattttaaaacgggGAGTGGATGACATTTATAACTTTGCAATTTTGACAATCATTACGAATCGAACGTCCTATTTAGCCTGTGAATAATTGATAATGCGTCCGCCCAAGTTCATTCGGGTAACATCGGATGTTAGTGCCTAGAATAGTGGCGATACCTGCATTACCGGCAACTTTGACAGTAAACTGACATTTAGTTGTCCATTTTCATTTTCGATGAAAAAGGAAAACAGAGCGAAGCAACACAGGTGATAAATAGTTTGTCAGAATAGTATTTTTGACATTTAGtccgttattattgttattttggTGTAGTGCATTGTACAAATGGTATCTAAATTATTTGTTTTCGAGTCGACACGCAAATCGTATCGTTGTGCCTTCCTCACAATTTATGACCCTATTGTGGAAGGTGAGAGCTGAGGATATTTTGTAGAGACCTTTTGAAAGTAGCTATATCCTTTTATCGTGATATTCTTGAGTGTGTAATTACGTAGGTATTAATCGAAATCCTTTATAGATTTATTTATATCTGACATTGGCATTGCCCTACAGTTGTACATGCCAATTTTTTATACTTACAAATTATCAATTGATTTATCGCTAAATTTGATACAGGTGATTATTTGTAgctaaaatattttctatttacaTGATTCATTAAATTTACTGTTTGTGAAGCCGTACATTTGGACTATGTTTACAATTTCAACATTGGGATCAAGTTGACAGTTTacattttatttgtttgtacactttctctatacttttatatctttatatTCCTCCTATTTTTGCCGTTATCCCTCCCTAGTTAGTAATGTTGGTGGGCTCATTTATTATATTCAGATTCCATGTTTTTTTTTCGCtaaccattatttttgtttttctttgtttaattatCAAATTGGTCTTCAAAGGCTTTCTGTTCTGATTGCCTTGTGGATCTTTTCTACATTTCATAAATTTACAAGCTGTTGTTTTGATATTCATATTATATGTTAAAAAATAGTGGACATccctttttttttagtttcccTTTGCTGTGCATTTTAACTCACACATGTTCAAAACAGTTCTAAATTCATAGAAATGACAGCTGttgtattgtaataaaaaaaatttattatttttctcttgtTTCTGTATAAAACTCTGAGTTTTACATGAAAAGGTGTGTACACCAAGAAAACAGTTTCTGCTAGCTAAGGaacattttttttgcaaaattcttGAAGTAAGAAGTGTTTGCATTAAATATTTGAACTATTTACTGTCATAGTTTAAATTTGTGTATTTGtggtaatatatatttatattgtacAGTATAACTGATTTAAGAACTACATAATGGTTATTAAGCAAAAAATGTTGAAATTGGCAACACTGTAGAGTCATTTTAAAAGTTCAGAATCTGATTGTGcttataaacacaatatttacctttttcgaatatataattatagtttttattgtactttgactgttatttacattattaattaattattcatgcACAAACTAATAAATTCGGAATTGTGAATGTTCATTGACATTATTTAAATATACCAACAAGTTTTTAAAATCTTAGTATGCATAGTTCTACTTTTTtggttaattatttttattgggaatgtGTTAAAGtacaaatatttgtttatcaGTGTTAAAAATAATGGCATTTTACAGCTGAGATACAGTAAATTTTGAGATCAATGGTCCAGAGTCtttcatttaataattatttactgGATGGGCCAACTAAAAATGGATCTCAGGAATGAATTATGATATAGGCAAGGGATAAGAAATTTTATAATAAGAGTTTTATAAAAAAACCTTGAGAAAAACCTAAAAGTTATTTACAAAGTTGTAGATTGAACAAATTAAAAGGCTCCGGAAACATGATTATCatattcttcacaaaattctgcaTGTGTTTGATTTCATCAATAAGAGGTGGTGGAAAATGAGAAACTTGTTATAAAttctagaaaaatattttaattctgaTTCAACCTAATCTTTGCAAATTTGGTTTTGTTAAAAACAATTCTTTGccaacaataaaaaattacaattttgaaaaaatgtaatagGTAATGAGAATGCTGGATGctgctattttttatatttttcagaaaTCTAGTCTTTTCtcgaagtatttttaaaaatatttacataatattttttcggagtgtatacgatactctatgatatgtatatatttatcacATACTCACACAGTATCACacattaaaatgtttatttatttatttcaatggTAGAACTTACAATTTAATCAGAGGAAACTGCTTCCTGCTTGATTCTGAAGCATCTGTCTGATATAAATGGTTCTAGGAGTAGGGGTTTACAATTACTGTGACTGCCTGTTGCTGTACATAAAAGAACAGTGATCACAATCACTGTTTAAAATCACCATTATTTAAAAATCACAGTCTCCAATCAATGCCTCCATTTTTTTTACAGAGTAGGCTTTCAGAGTTCAAGCTTCTAAACCATATAGCAGTTGTGACCATACATAAAATTCGATGAACCTCAATCTGATAActatactcaatttcttatttgccaacattgacttgtattttataaatccttttAAGGATTGAGTTTATAACTGTTAGTTTATAATTGCTTATAGGTATTTATAATTGTTGGCTCTCTCTAAGGGTTTACCCTTCAATGTCAGATGTATGTTGTCAACAGGGGTTTTTGAGATcaccatgaatttggttttatctaTATTCATTGCTAGTTCCAACTTTTTACTTTCtatgttaatgatttctataagaattcgTAAATCTTCTATATATTCTGCCATGAATGTGATATTATCTgcaaatcttatgttattaatgatgctccctCCAATCCATACACCTTCAGTTTGTTCCCATAGTGACTTCtgaaatattagttgggagtactcatttaataattgtggtgacagcacacatccctACCCGACTCCTCTTTGGATTTCTACTTGCTTTGTCTCACTATTTTCCACCCTTACAATCGCTGTTTGGGTGTAGTATggatttttgattaaattaatatCCTTGGAATCTAGGTGTATGTGTTTCACGGCAAAGGTAAGAGGGAAAGATGCTGAAAGTTGAaactagaaaagtgggtcagactgtaTAAGTTAGAATGCATGAgccagactgtggggaaggaggaaatgcctgTCTGGGAGTGGTAGTGCTatggaagtgatgccggccttacagcggccattccgcttccagATCTCTGGATGATGGAGGAGGGtgtggtttagcaggtaggcctTCGGCGTAGACTCCGctacgagagggcattttaaagtaactcgGGAACTCgtcgggagtacgaagaacgaatcctgcactaa
It includes:
- the LOC140432108 gene encoding uncharacterized protein, with the protein product MELPPCYICQRKGRVSLCNNKICNKAYHLRCLKLKERPDSKKFVCPWHYCNVCSKRTIRCCVKCLNSFCPSHSEGNVRYDNLMGFVCHTHDPTNATSQAVNVTIRKRRSNNVTDEAQVSSTTTDNDDIDAETDSLTCRKSRKSKKTVVEEDENIDFDISESCTSSPLKGTDDDSQDETVSSATVSDFEEEIRPKRKKKQIKKLRSKKRKLKFSNRKTITANSVNDTTESNLNVDM